One Oryzomonas sagensis genomic region harbors:
- a CDS encoding type II toxin-antitoxin system HipA family toxin translates to MISELKELYVWVWLPEETEPVVAGKLSAQGKTYVFNYGRSYLQRENAIPLYDGELPLRRGLLPLPDGLAMPGCLRDAAPDAWGRRVILNKRFGNEAAAMDPDSLDELHYLLESGSDRIGALDFQRSATAYEPRSATGAPLDELMAAAELIEKGIPLTPELAQALQHGTSIGGARPKVLVESDSRKYIAKFSTSTDLYSIVKSEYLAMRLAKLAGLDVAPVSLRNVAGKDVLMVERFDRVSTPGGWRRRGIVSALTMLRLDELMARYASYEDFAHLVREKFIDAPSTLRELFSRIVFNILIGNTDDHARNHAAFWDGRMLRLTPAYDICPQPRHGRTASQAMLIAGNDNSSRLVTCLKAAPHFLLHREEAVGIIVGQIRCIEEHWPEVCDDAALAEVDRNLLWRNQALNPFAFEGVEGGPLERLVERYGQGSHYNRSGA, encoded by the coding sequence CCGGAGGAGACGGAACCGGTGGTGGCGGGCAAGTTGAGCGCCCAGGGGAAAACATACGTCTTCAATTATGGTCGGAGCTACCTGCAACGGGAAAACGCCATTCCTCTCTATGATGGGGAATTGCCGCTGCGCCGGGGCCTGCTTCCGCTTCCCGACGGCCTCGCCATGCCGGGATGCCTGCGCGACGCAGCCCCGGATGCGTGGGGCCGCCGGGTTATCTTGAACAAGCGGTTTGGCAACGAGGCTGCCGCCATGGACCCGGACTCCCTTGATGAGTTGCATTATCTTCTGGAATCGGGGTCCGACCGGATCGGGGCTTTGGATTTTCAGCGTTCCGCCACCGCATATGAGCCGAGATCAGCCACCGGGGCGCCCCTCGATGAGTTGATGGCGGCGGCGGAGTTGATTGAGAAGGGGATTCCTTTGACGCCTGAGCTCGCTCAGGCGCTACAGCACGGTACGTCTATCGGCGGCGCGCGGCCAAAGGTTCTTGTGGAGAGCGATTCCCGTAAATACATCGCCAAATTTTCCACGTCCACCGACCTGTACTCAATCGTAAAGTCCGAGTACCTTGCCATGCGGTTGGCGAAACTGGCGGGACTTGATGTTGCCCCTGTCTCGCTTCGGAACGTAGCGGGAAAGGACGTGCTGATGGTAGAGCGCTTCGATCGTGTTTCCACCCCCGGCGGCTGGCGACGAAGGGGTATTGTTTCGGCGCTGACCATGTTGCGGTTGGATGAGTTGATGGCGAGATATGCCAGTTATGAGGATTTTGCACATCTGGTGCGGGAAAAATTTATCGATGCCCCCAGTACGCTTCGGGAACTATTTTCCCGCATCGTCTTTAATATTCTGATCGGCAACACCGACGACCATGCCCGTAACCATGCCGCTTTTTGGGATGGCCGTATGCTGCGGCTGACCCCCGCGTACGATATCTGTCCGCAACCGAGACATGGACGGACCGCCTCACAGGCCATGCTGATCGCGGGGAACGATAATTCCAGCCGGCTCGTCACATGTTTGAAGGCCGCCCCGCACTTCCTGCTCCACCGGGAAGAGGCGGTCGGGATTATTGTGGGGCAGATACGGTGCATCGAAGAGCATTGGCCGGAAGTGTGCGACGACGCGGCTCTGGCCGAGGTGGATCGCAACCTGTTATGGCGGAACCAGGCGCTTAACCCGTTTGCCTTCGAGGGGGTGGAGGGCGGCCCCTTGGAGAGGCTGGTGGAAAGGTACGGCCAGGGCTCTCATTACAACAGGTCCGGGGCGTGA